The stretch of DNA TAAATAGTAAATATCTCACAGAAATTTCTATTTCGTAGCAGAGACAGGTTGGCATGGATTCAAGGCTTCGGCTTGCTACCCTTCCGGGGGTGAACACAGTCTTAACGATCTCACAGCGACCTGAATCAATGTTTAAATGAATATTGATTCATTAAAGCACAGTTTTAATCCgtttatttatgataaaaacaaaaaaaaaatgaagtcccTAATAGTTACCCTGCTTCGCAACCGCACCTAAACAGGGTGAGGAGAAGATGCGATAGTTGTAGGGCCCGGGGGCGGCCAACCCCCACGTGACGGGTCCGCGTCTCCTCCAATATCGACGCCTATAAAGGTTTGCTATTGTTTTACACGGCCTTCCAGACGCCACGTGTACTACGGGTACTCATCACCAGCCCCACCTTACCGGCGTATCTTCAGCGACTTATCCGCGTCCCAGTAAATCCACCCACTTTGCTAAAGGACGATCGGAGTGGGACCCATTCCTGATGGCCAATTCTTAACTCGGTGCATGATGATCAATCGACGTCGctgtctcttcttttcttctcaccCCTAGAAGATATAGGACTCGCCCGAGCCCTTCGTCTTCCCCTCTCTTTAAACTACAAAGCCACGAAGCGGAAGCCGAAGAGCTCGAGGGAAGAAGATTGAGAgggaaaagagaagaagagaagagcagCGAAGAGAGGGAGAGATGGCGAGCGTGGCGGAGGGGAAGGGAGGATACTGGGCGGGATTGGAAGGGCGGCGGTGCGACTCGTGCAAGGGAGCGGCCGCGCTGCTGTACTGCGGCGCGGACGCGGCCTACCTGTGCGGGGAGTGCGACGCGCGGGTGCACGGAGCGAGTCTGCTCGCTCTGCACCACGAGCGCGTGTGGGTCTGCGAGGTGTGCGAACAGGCGCCCGCCGCCTTCACCTGCAAGGCCGACGCCGCTGCGCTCTGCGTCGCCTGCGACGCCGACATCCACGCCGCCAACCCCCTCGCCCGCCGACACGAGCGCATCCCCATCGTTCCCTTCCTCGAGCCCCTCAAGCCCTCCACGACGTCGGCCGCCGCGTTCCTCCTCGGCAACGAGaaggatgaggagaaggagaacgaCGCGACCTCCTGGCTCCTCCCGAATCCCGGTCATACGCACCCCAAGGGTTTGATAGGGGCGCCGGAGATCAAATCTACTGAGTTCTACTTCTCGGACGTGAATCCGTACCTCGATCTGGAGTACAGCACTAAGATGGACGCCGGATTCTACCAGGCGGACAGCGTCGTTCCCGTCCACGCCAAGGCGTCCGGCTTCGACGGTGGTGCTCCGCCGCCTCCCTCGTTCCTCCCGACCGATGCCCCCATAGAGCTCGACTGCGCCCCGTCCAAGCCCTCCTACGGCTCCTACACCACCCACTCCATGAGCCACAGCGTAAGTCCACGTGAAACCCTAGGATCTAGAAATCCTCTTGACATTAATCTATGTTATCTTGCCTGATTCCTCGTTTGGATCGGATCAGGTGTCGTCGTCGGAGGCGGCAGTGGTGCCGGATGGCATCGGGAACGGTGCGGCGCCGACCGATCGGGAGGCGAGGGTGATGAGGTAccgggagaagaggaagagccgGCGTTTCGAGAAGACGATCCGGTACGCGTCGCGGAAGGCCTACGCGGAGACGCGGCCGCGGATCAAGGGCCGGTTCGCCAAGCGATCGGAGATCGAGGCGAAGCTCGACCGCCTCTACCCCTCCTCCGCCGCGGCGGCGTTCATGGTGGACGCCGGCTACGACGTCGTGCCCTCCTTTTGAGAGAGCCCTCCTTTCTGCTCTGTAACGATATGTGATGGCGCTCGTCGATGCGCTCTCGATTTCGGCTCTCGGAAtcgtatatatatttttatatatagtgTAAGAATAAGCTACGGGCGGGCTCTTTTTATGCCCTGGACACGAATCTTGATGCATGATTTAGGTTTCTCTCTTTACCTTTAGTTTCCTCCTTTGGAGCCCTGTTTTGGCTTGCTGAAATCTCTCTGCTGAGCTCCTCCAGTGCTGCTGTGGAGTAGAATATGGGAACACAGAATAGATGCTGTGGTCTCACTCTCAGCTGTGCTTGGTATTGTTTCAAGTTTATATCATGGCACAGCATTGAATACATTGAGCCATTTTTTGGTTGCATGGTCAAGCACAAGATAGAGAACCTATGTAGCAGAGCTTAAATGGTGAAgtctttcttcctctttctgcATGCTGAGTTTTGAGCAATTCCTTGAGAGGTTGAACTGCATATAATTAATTGTCAATCTCTCTAAAACTGAGCATCAAGGACTTGAATGATTGTTGAAAACAGATGTCTAGTGAGTGAGGTAACAATTTGCAGCTGATCCTTGTTGACATTCTTACCTTGAAGCTTTTGTTCAGCCACTTGAGTTATTTCCTGATCAAGATTCTGCTCTGCAAGCATTTCCTCAACTTAGCACAGCTGATATCAGATTGACTGATGCTGGTTTGGTGACTTGAATTCATGTTGATGTGCTTTTTGTTTCCCTTAAACTTGTTCATAATATTGATTCCTTCCTAATGGTCAAAATGGTTATGTAAGCTCTTCAAATCTCAGTATGCAAGATTAAGTTCTTGAAATTTGCAGAGAGTCTATTGTTTGGGAGGTCCATTCCTCAAGTCCAAAATCTGATGTCTCCATTTCAGAACCAAATCAAGAATTATGTTTACAAGATTGGACTAAGAACAACGCTAGCGTTTAATCAATCACAAGCTAAGATTTTGGGATTAGTGGTATCCCAAATAAAATCCTATAACGAGATCAGATATAACATCAGCATTTGGGAAGACAATGATCAGTCTCTGGCCACTTCAGTTTGAAATAGGATGCTAAATATGTCATCCATAAGTGCACATAGATTGAGGCCAAGCATTTCCCATGTCAATTGAGCCCTGTCATGTGGATTGCTAGGCCTGAACTGGCCTGGCCTGGATTGTGACCACACTTGGAGGAAAAGGTTATGGGCGTCAATGAACCTCCATAATCCACTTAATAGATCCAAAAAAGAATCTATGTTGTTTTCCATACATTTCATAAACCATATACCTTTATGACTGACTAACAACGATCTTAGGACTGGTGTTGTATGGTTGATAGATTTCATGTTCGATACAGTAGTATTATATACATAACGATTTGAGAGAGAATTACCATAAGACTCAATTTCAAACTGTAATAGATCTCCTGATTGGGTGTTCAAACGTTTTCTCTCTCTTTATTGCATGCTCCAAATATTCCATTTTGTTTGCCTTCATAAATTCTACCCTTTATTCTTCTCATTTGTCGAGTCCTCCTCACAAAGCAATCCTGTAGTGGGCCCTGTCAACCTTTATATCGTGTTACTTTCTCCGGCGACGGGCCCTTTTCATTCTCTGTCTTCTCCGTTGAGCTTCCTTCTTTTGTGAGAAGGCTTTGACCCTTCAATGAAGACTTCATCTATTAGTTCCTCTTGACTTCTTTCCTTGTCCTCAGTAGTACTACTTccatggctctctctctctctctctctctctttgttgctTTCGAGCAGAGGGCGACTCCCCATCGCCTTGCTGTCGGCCACATTCTTCACTTTCTTTTCACCTCCAACCCTTTAATATCAAGTAGATAGCCTTTATTCACTCATGTAGCAAGCACTACATCTTGCTCATGCACTTAGCTTCTTCGAAATCCAATTGTAATATGTATGACTCACATCTTATAGATGATTAAGAGCCTTAACATTGGACTGATGTACCAGACCTTAAAATAATTAGATCTTATCTCAATTATTATTTTAGGGTCAGCTATCCATGATTGTTTTATT from Musa acuminata AAA Group cultivar baxijiao chromosome BXJ2-11, Cavendish_Baxijiao_AAA, whole genome shotgun sequence encodes:
- the LOC135627875 gene encoding zinc finger protein CONSTANS-LIKE 3-like translates to MASVAEGKGGYWAGLEGRRCDSCKGAAALLYCGADAAYLCGECDARVHGASLLALHHERVWVCEVCEQAPAAFTCKADAAALCVACDADIHAANPLARRHERIPIVPFLEPLKPSTTSAAAFLLGNEKDEEKENDATSWLLPNPGHTHPKGLIGAPEIKSTEFYFSDVNPYLDLEYSTKMDAGFYQADSVVPVHAKASGFDGGAPPPPSFLPTDAPIELDCAPSKPSYGSYTTHSMSHSVSSSEAAVVPDGIGNGAAPTDREARVMRYREKRKSRRFEKTIRYASRKAYAETRPRIKGRFAKRSEIEAKLDRLYPSSAAAAFMVDAGYDVVPSF